In the genome of Flavobacteriaceae bacterium YJPT1-3, the window CGAACCCAACGTGCTGAAATCGCTCTGGATCAGGCACAGACCGATTTGGAACAAACCATTCAGGAGATCAACCTGAGTCTGAATACCGCCCGCAGTGACTATCGTTTTGCGATTGAAAATTATGAAACCAGCAAGCGCAATCTGCAATTGGCAGAGCGTATAGAGAATAAAAATCAGATCAAATTTACCGAAGGGATTGGCTCCAGCTTTGACCTTCGCCAGGCTCAGGTACAATTGTATACCGCACAGCAAGAATTGCTTCAAGCGATGCTGAATGTCATTCAGGCTAAGGCAGAACTGGAAACCATTTTAAATCTACCCAACCTCAACATCACGATTCAAAACTAAGACCATGAAAAAATACTTTCTCCTTTTCCTTTTAACCGCAGGCCTCTTCGCATGTGGTGACGATAAAAAGAACGCTACGGAAACCGTCATTGAAAACGGTGATCTCTCGGCCATGCGAACCAAACGCAGCGAGGTGGTTGCACAGCGGGAAGCACTCAACGAAGAGATCGCAATGTTAGACCAGGCCATTGCCGCCAAGGACACCAACAAAAAATTACCCCTGGTCAACACCATCACGGTACACGACACGTTGTTTAAACACTACGTAGAAATTCAGGGAAGCGTGACCACCAAGCAAAACGTGATCGTTTATCCGGAATTCGCCGGAACCCTGACGCGGGTGTATGTCAAGGAAGGACAACGCGTCAGCAAGGGGCAGATCCTTGCTAAAATAGATGATGGAGGCCTAAGTAGTCAATTGGCCCAACTCGAGGTTCAGGCCGCGCTGGCCAAAACCACGTTTGAGCGCCAGCAGCGTCTTTGGGAGCAGCAGATTGGCTCTGAAATTCAGTATTTACAAGCCAAGGCCAATTACGAAGCTCAGCAAAATGCAGTCGCTCAGCTGAAAAGTCAAATCGCCAAGACCACGGTCACGGCTCCCTTCTCCGGGATCGTTGATGATGTGATCACCGAGCAAGGTACGGTAGTGACCCCAGGTGCCAATCAATTATTTCGGATCGTGAATCTACAGGACATGTACCTGGAAGCGGAAGTTCCGGAAACTTACATCGCTCGTGTGGACGAAGGCAGCGAAGTTGAAGTCTATTTTCCGGTCTTGAACAAGACCATTGCCAGTACCGTTCGCGAAACCGGGAATTTCATCAATCCCAGTAATCGTGCGTTCGGTATTGAGGTGGCGGTCCCCAATAACGATCAGCAGATCAAACCGAATTTGACCGCTCAATTACGGATCAACGACTACACCAACACCAATGCCATATTAGTACCGCAAAGCGTGATCTCTGAAAATGCCGAGGGGGAACAGTACGTGTTCCTCGCTGAAGAAAAAGAAAGTGCAGCAGGTGATCAAACCTTAGCGGTGGCCCGACGGGTCACGGTGACTACGGGGAAGACACAGGGAGACTTTGTAGAGATCTTAACGGGCATCCCAACCGGTGCACGGGTCATCAAAGAAGGAGCGCGAAGTGTTAAAGACGGACAAGAGGTAGAAATCTCAAACCAATAAATCATGGGAGCAAAGAACAAAAAACAAGTCGATAAAGAATTCTGGCTCTCTTCCTGGGCCATTGATAATCCAACGGTCATCTATGTGATGATGGGATTGTTCCTGATCTTCGGGCTCTCCGCCTATTTCAGCATGCCCCGGGAAAATTTTCCGGAGATCAACGAAACCAAGATCTACATCAGTGCCCCCTATCCCGGAAATACTGCGGAAGATATTGAACGACTGATCACTGATCCCCTGGAAGTTCGCTTAAAGAACCTCAGCGGAGTAGTCGAGATCCTTTCCACTTCGCAAGAAGACTATGCCATCATCACCGTAGAATTTGATGAGGACATGGAGGTGGAAAATGCCAAGCAGAAGGTCAAAGACGAGGTCGATACGGAGAAAGCCAATGAGGACTGGCCCACGTTTAACGGGGCCAAAGTGGAACCCAATGTGTTCGATCTGAGTATTTCGGAAGAAACGCCTATTCTGAACATCAATATCACCGGCGACTATCCGGTGGATAAGCTTAAAGACTTCGCCGAATACCTGGAAGACGAGATCGAAGATTTACCGGAGATCAAGCAGGTGGACATCCGTGGAGCGCAGGAAAAAGAAGTGGAAGTAGCGGTCGATATTTATAAAATGACCGCGGCCAAAGTCAGTTTTGACGATATTCTTAACGCGATTCGCGGAGGCAATATGACCATGTCTGCGGGCAACCTGATCCAGTCCGGCCAGCGCCGAACCATCCGTATCCTGGGGGAAGTGGAAGACCCCGGCCAACTCAATAATTT includes:
- a CDS encoding efflux RND transporter periplasmic adaptor subunit; amino-acid sequence: MKKYFLLFLLTAGLFACGDDKKNATETVIENGDLSAMRTKRSEVVAQREALNEEIAMLDQAIAAKDTNKKLPLVNTITVHDTLFKHYVEIQGSVTTKQNVIVYPEFAGTLTRVYVKEGQRVSKGQILAKIDDGGLSSQLAQLEVQAALAKTTFERQQRLWEQQIGSEIQYLQAKANYEAQQNAVAQLKSQIAKTTVTAPFSGIVDDVITEQGTVVTPGANQLFRIVNLQDMYLEAEVPETYIARVDEGSEVEVYFPVLNKTIASTVRETGNFINPSNRAFGIEVAVPNNDQQIKPNLTAQLRINDYTNTNAILVPQSVISENAEGEQYVFLAEEKESAAGDQTLAVARRVTVTTGKTQGDFVEILTGIPTGARVIKEGARSVKDGQEVEISNQ